A stretch of the Pan troglodytes isolate AG18354 chromosome 20, NHGRI_mPanTro3-v2.0_pri, whole genome shotgun sequence genome encodes the following:
- the SMIM17 gene encoding small integral membrane protein 17 produces MQSLRPEQTRGLLEPERTKTLLPRESRAWEKPPHPACTKDWEAVEVGASSHDSDEKDLSSQETGLSQEWSSVEEDDESEGSQGFVEWSKAPQQTTIVLVVCVLFLFLVLTGMPMMFHI; encoded by the exons ATGCAGAGTCTCAGGCCTGAGCAGACACGGGGGCTGCTGGAGCCTGAGAGGACCAAGACTCTGCTGCCTCGGGAGAGCCGGGCCTGGGAGAAGCCTCCTCATCCCGCCTGCACCAAAGACTGGGAGGCTGTGGAGGTTGGGGCCTCCAGCCATGACAGTGATGAGAAAG ACCTGTCTTCTCAAGAGACTGGGCTTTCCCAGGAGTGGAGCTCGGTGGAGGAAGATGACGAATCAGAGGGCTCCCAG gGCTTTGTGGAGTGGTCAAAAGCTCCACAACAAACAACCATAGTCTTGGTAGTGTGCGTGCTTTTTTTGTTCCTGGTTTTAACGGGGATGCCTATGATGTTTCACATTTAA
- the ZNF835 gene encoding zinc finger protein 835, which yields MEGLLRVALQGAELEGNWKHEGQVEDLQENQESCPEPEAVACKGDPAGDSMQERDEFSRIPRTISSPAATQASVPDDSSSRRCSAPGESPKERHPDSRQRERGGGPKKPWKCGDCGKAFSYCSAFILHQRIHTGEKPFACPECGKAFSQSVHLTLHQRTHTGEKPYACHECGKAFSQGSYLASHWRTHTGEKPHRCADCGKAFTRVTHLTQHRRVHTGERPYACAQCAKAFRNRSSLIEHQRIHTGEKPYECSACAKAFRFSSALIRHQRIHTEERPYRCGQCAKAFAQIAHLTQHRRVHTGEKPYTCQDCGALFSQSASLAEHRRIHTGEKPYACGQCAKAFTQVSHLTQHQRTHTGERPYPCHDCGKRFSNRSHLLQHRLVHTGERPYRCLQCGAAFSHVSSLIEHQKIHTGERPYKCGECGKAFSQGSSLALHQRTHTGERPYTCPECGKAFSNRSYLIQHHIVHTGEKPYECSGCGKAFSFSSALIRHQRTHADSSGRLCPAPTPDSTPGLSQGGETCQQGCPGRTPRGPAED from the coding sequence ATGGAGGGACTCTTGAGGGTCGCCCTCCAGGGCGCAGAGTTGGAAGGAAACTGGAAACACGAGGGCCAGGTTGAGGACCTGCAGGAAAACCAGGAAAGCTGTCCAGAGCCAGAGGCCGTGGCCTGCAAGGGAGACCCTGCTGGGGACAGCATGCAGGAACGCGATGAATTCAGCCGAATCCCAAGAACCATATCGAGCCCTGCTGCTACCCAAGCCAGTGTCCCCGACGACAGCAGTTCCCGGAGGTGCAGCGCGCCTGGGGAGAGCCCGAAGGAGAGGCATCCTGACAGCCGCCAGCGGGAGAGAGGTGGAGGCCCCAAGAAGCCGTGGAAATGCGGGGACTGCGGGAAGGCCTTCAGCTACTGTTCAGCGTTCATCTTACACCAGAGAATCCACACCGGGGAGAAGCCATTTGCGTGCCCCGAGTGCGGCAAGGCCTTCAGCCAGAGCGTGCACCTGACCCTGCACCAGCGCACGCACACGGGCGAGAAGCCCTACGCCTGCCACGAGTGCGGCAAGGCCTTCAGCCAGGGCTCGTACCTGGCGTCCCACTGGCGCACGCACACGGGCGAGAAGCCGCACCGCTGCGCCGACTGCGGCAAGGCCTTCACGCGCGTCACGCACCTGACCCAGCACCGGCGCGTGCACACGGGCGAGCGGCCCTACGCGTGCGCCCAGTGCGCCAAGGCGTTCCGCAACCGCTCGTCCCTGATCGAGCACCAGCGCATCCACACCGGTGAGAAGCCCTACGAGTGCTCCGCGTGCGCCAAGGCCTTCCGCTTCTCCTCAGCGCTCATCCGCCACCAGCGCATCCACACGGAGGAGAGGCCCTACCGCTGCGGCCAGTGCGCCAAGGCCTTCGCGCAGATCGCGCACCTGACCCAGCACCGGCGCGTGCACACGGGCGAGAAGCCCTACACGTGCCAGGACTGCGGCGCGCTCTTCAGCCAGAGCGCCTCTCTGGCCGAGCACCGGCGCATCCACACAGGCGAGAAGCCCTACGCGTGCGGCCAGTGCGCCAAGGCCTTCACCCAGGTGTCGCACCTGACGCAGCACCAGCGCACGCACACCGGAGAGCGGCCCTACCCCTGCCACGACTGCGGCAAGCGCTTCAGCAACCGCTCCCACCTCCTCCAGCACCGCCTCGTGCACACCGGTGAGCGGCCCTACAGGTGCCTGCAATGCGGGGCCGCCTTCAGCCACGTGTCCTCGCTTATAGAGCACCAGAAGATCCACACCGGAGAGCGGCCCTACAAGTGCGGCGAGTGCGGCAAGGCTTTCAGCCAGGGCTCCTCGCTCGCCCTGCACCAGCGCACGCACACGGGCGAGCGGCCCTACACCTGCCCCGAGTGCGGCAAGGCCTTCAGCAACCGCTCCTACCTGATCCAGCACCACATCGTGCACACCGGGGAGAAGCCCTACGAGTGCAGCGGCTGCGGGAAGGCCTTCAGCTTCTCCTCCGCGCTCATCCGACACCAGAGGACGCATGCAGACAGTTCGGGACGCCTTTGCCCAGCTCCCACGCCTGACTCAACACCTGGGCTCTCACAGGGAGGAGAAACCTGTCAACAGGGGTGCCCTGGCAGAACCCCGCGTGGACCAGCAGAAGATTAA